Proteins from a single region of Juglans microcarpa x Juglans regia isolate MS1-56 chromosome 5S, Jm3101_v1.0, whole genome shotgun sequence:
- the LOC121266804 gene encoding clathrin light chain 2-like, with the protein MSSFDAYGEEMNVSASTRHFVDDHDDDNFTGGSYGSGAYSSFPAAAGDFSGGFPAEGDVAVNHASASPEIFSFDDPNAGYSQSPYDPIHVENGNGYGVGDDVFVSDGPVLPPPSEMEHEEGFALREWRRQNAIQLEEKEKREKEMRIQIIIEAEEYMQAFYEKRKLNLESNKVNNREREKLYSANQEKFHKDADKQYWKAIAELIPHEIPNIEKKRGKKDQDKKPSITVVQGPKPGKPTDLSRMRQILVKLKHTPPPHMITPPSAPAKDGKDRKGVKDAKNGKDATPNATGSAAGGEPGLPNKDATSNDTPQASKQEAPAEEQSAA; encoded by the exons atgtcTTCCTTCGACGCGTACGGAGAGGAGATGAACGTGAGCGCTTCAACTCGTCACTTCGTCGACGACCACGACGACGATAACTTTACTGGCGGCAGCTACGGATCCGGAGCCTACTCCAGCTTCCCAGCCGCCGCAGGAGACTTCTCCGGAGGATTTCCTGCGGAAGGTGACGTCGCCGTCAACCACGCATCTGCCTCGCCGGAGATATTTTCATTCGACGATCCAAATGCTGGCTACTCCCAGTCTCCGTACGATCCGATTCATGTGGAGAACGGAAATGGTTACGGCGTTGGTGACGATGTTTTTGTCTCGGATGGGCCCGTGCTCCCGCCGCCGAGTGAGATGGAGCATGAGGAAGGGTTCGCTCTTCGCGAATGGAGGCG TCAAAATGCCATTCAACttgaggagaaggagaagagggagaaagaaatgagaatcCAAATTATTATAGAAGCTGAGGAGTATATGCAAGCTTTTTATGAGAAAAGGAAGCTGAACCTTGAGAGTAATAAGGTCAACAACAGAGAACGGGAAAAG TTATACTCAGCTAATCAAGAGAAGTTTCATAAAGATGCAGACAAACAGTACTGGAAAGCAATAGCAGAGCTCATTCCCCATGAGATCCCAAACATTGAGAAGAAAAGAGGCAAGAAAGATCAGGACAAGAAGCCATCAATCACAGTTGTGCAGGGCCCAAAGCCTGGGAAACCCACTGATCTTTCAAGGATGCGCCAAATACTGGTGAAGCTAAAACACACGCCTCCTCCCCACATGATAACTCCCCCATCTGCACCTGCTAAGGATGGCAAAGACCGGAAGGGAGTAAAAGATGCCAAAAATGGAAAAGacgcaactccaaatgcaactGGATCTGCAGCTGGAGGAGAGCCGGGTTTACCAAACAAAGATGCCACCTCTAATGATACTCCTCAAGCTTCCAAACAAGAAGCTCCTGCCGAGGAACAGTCTGCAGCATAA
- the LOC121266803 gene encoding LOW QUALITY PROTEIN: RNA polymerase II C-terminal domain phosphatase-like 1 (The sequence of the model RefSeq protein was modified relative to this genomic sequence to represent the inferred CDS: inserted 1 base in 1 codon) gives MDMYKAEVYQGXELLGEVEMYPVGNNNDNPMIEAKEIRISYFSQASERCPPLAVLHTIASSGICFKMESKSSQSQDSPLYLLHSSCFKENKTAVIAVGGEELHLVAMSSRNTDKQYPCFWGFNVASGLYDYCLVMLNLRCLGIVFDLDETLIVANTMRSFEDRIDALQRKINSEVDPQRISGMVAEVKRYQDDKHILKQYAENDQVVENGKVIKSQSEVVPAVSDNHQPIVRPIIRLQEKNIILTRINPQIRDTSVLVRLRPAWDDLRSYLIARGRKRFEVYVCTMAERDYALEMWRLLDPDSNLINSKELLARIVCVKSGSRKSLFNVFQGGLCHPKMALVIDDRLKVWDEKDQPRVHVVPAFAPYYAPQAEANNAIPVLCVARNVACNVRGGFFKEFDEGLLQKISEIAHEDDIKDIPFPPDVSNYLVSEDDASASNGNRDPLSFDGMADAEVERRLKDAISASSTISSAVANLVPRLVPALQNTITSASSSIPLTTTQVLSHFPSIQFPQPASLVKPAGHIGPQEPSLQSSPAREEGEVPESELDPDTRRRLLILQHGQDTREHASTEPQFPVRPPIQVPAPRVQSRGGWFPVEEEMGPQQLSRAGAKEFPLDPESMHIEKHGPHHPPFFPKVESSINSDRVLHENQRLQKEAFHRDDRLRLNHTLSSYHSFSGEDIPLSRPSSSNRDLDFESGRGVPNEETPAGVLQDIAMKCGTKVEFRPALIGSMELQFSMEAWFAGEKIGEGIGRTRREAQRQAAEGSLKNLANVYIHGDWSILNANGNGFLGSVNSFGDQPLSKEEPVSFSAASEPSRPLDPRLEGSKKTMGSVSALKELCTMEGLDVAFQPRPPPSGNSVQNDEVYAQVEIDGQVLGKGIGLTWDEAKMQAAEKALGSLRSMLGQSNPKRPDFSRSLHGISNKRMKPEFSRVLQRMPSSARYAKNAPPVP, from the exons ATGGATATGTATAAGGCGGAGGTGTATCAAG AAGAGTTACTGGGGGAGGTAGAGATGTACCCTGTAGGGAACAACAACGACAACCCGATGATTGAAGCGAAGGAAATCAGAATAAGTTACTTTTCGCAAGCGAGTGAGAGGTGTCCACCACTGGCAGTGCTCCATACCATTGCATCTAGTGGGATTTGCTTCAAAATGGAATCAAAGTCCTCGCAGTCACAGGACTCGCCGCTCTATCTTTTGCACTCATCATGTTTCAAGGAGAACAAG ACTGCGGTAATAGCAGTAGGAGGGGAGGAACTTCATTTGGTTGCTATGTCTTCGAGGAATACTGACAAACAGTATCCATGTTTCTGGGGATTCAATGTTGCATCAGGACTTTATGATTATTGTCTCGTCATGCTGAACCTTAGATGTCTTGGAATAGTATTTGATCTTGATGAAACGCTCATAGTTGCAAATACAATGCGCTCATTTGAGGATAGGATTGATGCCCTACAGCGGAAAATAAACAGTGAAGTGGACCCACAACGCATCTCTGGCATGGTGGCAGAGGTCAAGCGTTATCAAGATGACAAGCATATATTGAAGCAATATGCTGAAAATGACCAGGTTGTTGAAAATGGAAAGGTGATAAAAAGTCAGTCTGAGGTTGTTCCAGCCGTGTCAGATAACCATCAACCTATTGTTCGGCCAATTATACGGTTACAGGAGAAGAACATTATTCTGACTCGCATCAATCCACAG ATTCGTGATACAAGTGTTCTTGTGAGGTTGAGACCTGCATGGGATGATCTCCGGAGCTACTTGATAGCACGAGGGCGCAAGCGTTTTGAGGTTTATGTTTGCACAATGGCTGAAAGGGATTATGCTTTAGAAATGTGGAGGCTTCTTGATCCAGATTCAAATTTGATAAACTCCAAGGAATTATTGGCTCGCATTGTCTGTGTCAAGTCTG GTTCAAGGAAGTCACTGTTCAATGTCTTTCAAGGTGGCTTATGCCATCCTAAGATGGCATTGGTCATTGATGATCGCTTGAAAGTGTGGGATGAGAAAGACCAACCACGGGTCCATGTTGTTCCTGCATTTGCTCCATACTACGCTCCCCAAGCTGAG GCTAATAATGCTATACCTGTTTTGTGTGTGGCGAGAAATGTTGCCTGCAACGTTAGAGGTGGTTTTTTCAA GGAATTTGATGAGGGTCTTCTACAAAAGATTTCTGAAATTGCTCATGAAGATGATATTAAAGATATTCCTTTTCCACCTGATGTGAGCAATTATTTAGTCTCTGAG GATGATGCTTCTGCTTCAAATGGCAACAGAGATCCACTTTCTTTTGATGGCATGGCAGATGCTGAAGTTGAAAGAAGACTGAAG GATGCAATATCTGCTTCTTCAACAATCTCTTCAGCAGTTGCTAATCTAGTTCCAAGGCTTGTTCCTGCTCTTCAGAATACAATAACATCAGCATCTAGCTCAATTCCACTTACAACAACTCAAGTTTTGTCACACTTTCCCAGCATTCAGTTCCCTCAGCCGGCTTCACTTGTTAAACCAGCTGGCCATATTGGGCCCCAAGAACCAAGCTTGCAAAGTTCTCCTGCTAGAGAAGAGGGTGAGGTACCAGAATCAGAATTAGATCCTGATACAAGGCGGAGGCTACTCATATTGCAACATGGGCAAGATACAAGAGAGCATGCATCAACTGAACCCCAATTTCCTGTCAGACCTCCAATTCAAGTTCCTGCTCCCCGGGTGCAATCACGGGGTGGCTGGTTTCCAGTGGAGGAAGAGATGGGCCCACAACAGCTGAGCCGAGCAGGAGCCAAAGAATTTCCCTTAGATCCAGAATCAATGCATATTGAGAAGCATGGACCTCATCATCCTCCTTTTTTCCCAAAGGTTGAGAGTTCAATTAATTCTGATAGAGTTCTTCACGAAAATCAAAGATTGCAAAAAGAG GCATTTCATAGAGATGATCGGTTGAGATTGAACCATACACTGTCCAGTTATCATTCTTTCTCAG GTGAGGATATTCCATTGAGTCGACCATCTTCCAGCAACAGGGATCTAGACTTCGAATCTGGACGAGGTGTTCCAAATGAAGAAACTCCAGCTGGAGTCTTACAGGATATCGCAATGAAGTGTGGAACCAAG GTGGAGTTCAGACCAGCTTTGATTGGTAGCATGGAATTGCAATTTTCCATGGAG GCTTGGTTTGCAGGGGAAAAAATTGGTGAAGGGATTGGTAGAACGAGGAGGGAAGCGCAACGTCAGGCTGCCGAGGGTTCTCTTAAGAACTTGGCTA ATGTATATATTCATGGGGATTGGAGTATTCTAAATGCAAATGGCAATGGTTTTTTGGGTAGTGTGAATTCTTTTGGGGATCAGCCATTGTCCAAAGAGGAGCCTGTCTCATTTTCAGCTGCATCTGAACCATCTAGGCCTCTCGACCCTCGGTTGGAAGGCTCTAAGAAGACAATGGGTTCGGTCTCTGCACTGAAAGAATTA TGCACAATGGAAGGCCTCGATGTGGCTTTTCAACCTCGGCCACCACCTTCTGGTAATTCAGTTCAGAATGATGAAGTCTATGCACAG GTTGAAATAGACGGTCAGGTCTTAGGGAAAGGGATCGGTCTGACATGGGATGAGGCTAAGATGCAG GCTGCTGAAAAGGCACTTGGAAGTCTAAGATCAATGCTTGGTCAATCTAATCCGAAGCGGCCGGATTTTTCTAG GTCATTGCATGGGATTTCGAATAAACGTATGAAGCCGGAATTTTCACGAGTTCTGCAGCGGATGCCTTCTTCTGCTAGATATGCCAAGAATGCTCCTCCTGTTCCCTAA